TTCCTGCCAGCATGCAGCAGCAAGAAGCCACGACTGCCCAGGCTGGACATGACTGGGCCTAGACGCTTGTAGTTTCTTCTACCCCTGCTCTACTTTCTCTCCAGAACACCTACCACAATTCCATCTCttccattcattcttccttttatcCAAGAtccaggagggagagaaatgggcACGTGCAGAACAGAACATGGGACGGATGGCTGTGCATTTTCTTGCCTGAACATAAGGCCTCAGCCAGTGCAGAATGGGTGCTTACATTACACAGCCAGACCACTGCCAAAGCAGGCCGTTGAGACAGAAACTGGGCTAGGGGAGCACTGCTTCAAGACCATCTCTTATCTCCagacttaattttctttcacaGGCCAGGGAGTCCTAGGCTCATTCACGGACAAGAATTCCACTCTTCAACTCTCTTTCCACCCTCAAGGTTATGTCCCAGGGCAGTAACTGTCAAATTGTGTTCCTTCGGGTTCCAAGAAGTACCAGGgagcatgtatatatataaaggtgtggaggcagggaggtggcACTGTGGGCTGGGGCCCCAAGGGGGAGGGGGCTCAGGGGTAGAGGCTCTTGACCCCCCCAACTCTTATTTCAACCTGATTTGATTTCTCTCAGGTGTTAGAATTTCTCCtaagagttcttttctttttttttttttaaggttctgaCTTTTTtgcacttctattttttaattttaattccagtgtaattatcagacagtattatattagtttcaggtatacaatatagtgattttttaaattttttattttttataaacatttatttttatccccaggggtacaggtctgtgaatcaccaggtttacacacttcacagcactcaccaaagcacataccctccccaatgtccataatcccacccccttctccccaaccccctccccccagcaacccaaGGTTCTgactttttttaagtaaactttatgctcaacgtggggctcaaacacaTGATCCCAAGATGGAGAGTCgcatgcttcacccactgagccagccaggtgcccctagggctCTGATTTGTGACAAAGGTCTACCAACCAGCATCCTGAAGGAGAGGATGTCTGTACTTGGGGCTCTCACACAGCTAACCTCCCAGCTGCCTCTAACGTAGAGGGGGCCCAGTTCCCGGCTAGCATTAGCGGCTCCCAGGCTCCGGGGGCTCCAGAGGCACTTTTCAGCAAAATGAATCTCCTCAGGCACCAGAGTCATTTGTTTTCCAAACTCCCTGCTCGGATCTCACTAATTCCCAATTTCCCTGCATTTGACAAATGCAATTAACAAGCCTCGATCAGTTCCTGGCGGACAGCCCTCATCAATCAATACGCGACTGCACAAGGCTGAGGGGGAAGGGAAAGTATCCGCACCACAGGCGAGAGGGGCCCTTACCCCTCGATTTCTCAAGATATGAGGCTGGGCTGTCACCCTCACCAGCCACCTTCTCCCTTCTTACTCACCAAAACCAAAGCGGTACTGTTCATACCCTCCTCTCCCGTTTTTTCAAAGGTTTCTCCCATCAACCTCCCCTATGCTTATGGCTTCTCTTAAACAGAAGGCCTTACCATCTGCTGCCACCATTAGCTTGGGAACCCCCTCAGTGCGGGGTGTGATAAATCAGCCAttgctctgctctcagcagggtctcctccccacccacatgTGCCAGTGACAGTTTTGAGCCGCTTCCTGTTCAGGAGACTGTAAGCCCACCATCAACCGCTCTGTCCCCCACCTGTGTACACGGGATGGCCAAAAGGACAAGGATCACCAAGCTTGTGGTCACTACCACTTTCACACTCACCTCTTTGTCCTCTTTTCTCAAGGTCCAAACAAACCTTCCCTTCCCAGTTGGTTTAAGATTCAAGATTCACCCTCTTCACCTTTCTGCTCTGCGGGTAGCactggcttcccctcccccacagcaggATGAGAGCCTTTCCCTGTGCAGCTCTTCCTCACAGAGCCCTGTGCATCTTTCCACCTCATCAACTTTTCATCTCTTTGCAAACAGAATCGGGaagtctctccctcctccctgcctctctctccatctcctttgtTATTAGCTTCATGAGTAGGGATGCTAATGTATTCACTAGACAATGTCTTCACACCACTGTTTCCTGTAATTACAGTCGGTGCCCTCCCACCGTCCTGGCTATTTTGGCTGAAAAGTGCTTGGAGGAGGGACAGCATGGACAAAAGACACAACACAGGCTGAGGTCGAGTAGTGTAATGTTAACATccaagaaagtaaaacaaataatcacCTCTGCAGCAGGTCATTAACAACTAGTAACACATAGAGGTCAATGCCACCAgagcttaaaaaaattatcagtacAATTGAGGACCCCTCCACTAGAGGATGGGGAGCTGTACCCACATTGCCAGCAACAGTTTCCCCCAAGAAATGCAAGCAGCCACATCCACCCTCCTTCAGGGGGTAGAGCCACTATATTTGTCATGCAGATCAGCCACACTGTCACTGGAGACTCGGATCCAGCCATCCTCCCGGACATGGTAGAGGTTGACTGCGCCTCCCGAGTAGGCATCTCTGTAGGTGGCTTGGTAGATGGCTCGACGGGCCAGATCATAGGCCTGTTCCACCTCTAGGTCATAGGAGTAACCCCGATCCATGACCCCATAAGCATACACAGAGCCAGAACCTACAGAGAAGGTGGCCCCCGAGATCCGGTTTCCTTCACTGTCCACATAGTAGAGGCCTGGAAAGAGAGGTGAggttagcaggaaaaaaatgaccaTCTCTTTTGACATCTAATTCATTCTCCAAGAAAAGTTCTCTATCCCTCATGAAACCCAGGGGAGACCAACAGATATACAAGAAAATAATactttgggggtgcctgcgtggctcagcctttaagcgtctgcctttggctcaggtcatgatcccaaggccctgggatccagccccgcatcaggctccctgctcggcaggaagcctccctctcccactccctctgcttgtgttccctctctcgctgtgtctctgtcaagtaagtaaataaaatcttaaaaaaaaaataaagaaagcaaatatatttctacaaaattacttgaaaaaaaataatagctgggggcgcctgggtggctcagtcagttaagcacctgccttcagctcaggtcatgattccagggtcctgggactgagccctgcattgggatccctgctcaatggggagctgtcttctccctctccctctgcctgctactccccttgcttgtgctctgtcaaataaataaataaaaatctattaaaaataatagctgaaggaataaaattaaatattaagattCCTGGATTCTACCTCACATTATTACTGCTTTACTATCCTCACTGCATAACCAAAAAACAAGTATAATCCAAATGACttaggtttccttttctttctttctttttttttttaagattttatttatttatttgacagaagagagatcagaagcagggagacaggcaggcagatagagagaaggaagcaggctcccggctgagcggagagcccgacgcggggctcgatcccaggactctgtgatcatgacccgagctgaaggcagcggcttaacccactgagccacccaggcccccccaccctttttaaagattttgtttatttatttgagagacggaggtcacaagtaggcagagaggcaggcagagagaggaggaagcaggctccccgctgagcagagcgcccatgcgatcccaggactctgtgatcatgacccgagctgaaggcagcggcttaacccactgagccacccaggcccccccaccctttttaaagattttgtttatttatttgagagacggaggtcacaagtaggcagagaggcaggcagagagaggaggaagcaggctccccgctgagcagagcgccgatgcggggcttgatccccggaccctgggatcatgacctgagccgaaagcagaggctttaacccactgagccacccaggtgccccggttttcttttttttaaggttttacttttatttatttgagagagagagagagaccccacaagcacaagcagggagagcaggagacacagagggagaaacaggcttcttgaggagcaaggagcctgatacagggctaatgcaaccgactgagccacccaggagccccatgactTAGGTTTCAAGCACAGAATGTCAGCACTGTGGAGATAATGTTTAAAACAGTTCTAGCCCTTGGGTGCTAGgggtgttctctctcaaataaataaaatcttttaaaaaagaaaacagggcgcctgagtggctcagtcattaagcatctgccttcagctcaggtcatgatcccaaggtcctgggattgagctccacatctggctccttgctcactgggaagcctgcttctccctctccctctccccttgcctgtgtgttccccctcttgctgtgtgtctctgtcaaataaacaaataaaaacttaaacaaaaaacaaaacaaaacaaaacaacacttacaaagaaaaaaaaacaaccctagtCCTCAAAAGTTTAGACTATCTGGGGAACAAGACATATACCGCACAGTAGAAGAGAGCCTAGAGTTCCAAATTATATCGCAAAGacctgcactgtccaatatgggAGCCACTAGCCGTGTGTGACCACTGAGCATGTGAAATGAAGCTGGCACTACATGCTGAAGTGCTAACATTTTggatctataaaataaaatatatactattaagatttatttattttaggggcacctgggtgactcagtcgttaagcatctgcctttggctcagtcatgatcccagggtcctgggatcaaggcccacatagggctacctgctctgtgggaagcctgcttcttcctctgccactccccctgcttggtccctctttccgtcaaataaatagataaaatctttttttttttttaaaagattttatttatttgacagatcacaagcaggcagagaggcaggcagagagagagagggggaagcaggctccccgctgaatagaaagcccgatgcagggctcaatccaaggactccaggaccatgacctgagccgaaggcagaggctttaacccatgagccacccaggcaccccaataaataaaatcttaaaaaaaaaaaagatttgtttgagagagaatgtgtatgCACACaaggtggagggtcagagggagagggagagagaatccgaaGCCAACTCCAGGCTGAgtgcgaccctgagatcacagctgaaaccaagagtgggacacctaactgactgcaTCACCTAGGCACTCCAAAATACAATATATCATTAAAGttaatttctctttatctttaatttagaaaatgtggctactataaaatttaaaattacatatatggctCACACTTTATTTCCATTGGACGATGCTGGTATAGATCAGGGGTTGGCCAGGCCACCTGCCCGTTTCTGTAAACAAAGTTTTATGGGGACACGGCCATACCCATTTGTGTACATATTGTCTATGACTGCTTTTATGCTAAAGCAGGAGAGTTAGGTAGTTGAAACAAAGACCATATGGCTTGCAGTCCTACATTATTTACTATTTGGCACTTTATGAAGAAGTTAGCTAGTATTTACTACAGATGAAAATTTAGacaaagattttaataaaatgtttatcaaTTCCAACTACCTGCTGGATCTTCCAACAGGATGCCTTTGTCACCAAGTTCAGATTCAGACTTCCTATCCTCAAATATTTTCAGTGGTTCTCCATTACCAACCAAACTCATCTCTCTCTACTGCTCCACCAGCCCACACTGCCTCCCATGTTCTCAAGTTCTGCCTGCCAATAGGATCGTTATTTTTCTGTTCCAGTGGTTCCAATCTCTCACTGTGTATCAGATTCATctaagaagctttttaaaaagatgcccaGGACTTACAACAGGTATTCTTTTCCAGTTGGTCTGGGGTGGAGAACAAGTATGGGACTTGTGTTTTAAGTTCtctaggtgattctaatgcaaCCCAGTTGAGAACCAAATGCTCACCAGTCTTCAGGTTCAAGGATTCCAATGTCTACCCCAAACTAGTCCCTCCTCAGTCCCAGGGCCACTACCTTGCCTAGTGGGCTCACTACATGATTCCTGTTTAGCTCTCCAGCTCTATGGATCACTACTCCTCTTCACACAACCTTAGTTCTGATTAAACTGggcttttgggggtgcctgggtggctcagtcagttaaacgtccgccttcagtccaggtcatgatcccagggtttctggatcaaaccctgcatcaggctctgtgctcagcagggagcctgctttaccctctccctctgcctgccaccccctgcttgtgtgcacattccctctctctctcaaataaataaatatttaaaacaaacaaacaaactgggcTTTCAGTTACTCCTCCCAAACCGCATGCTTCATCCACCCCCCTTTTCCACCATGCTTCCCTTCTCTCACTTGCACATCCTATTCGACTGTCACTTATCAATGAAGTCATCCTGTGTCCTCCCATCAGAAATAATCCTTTTCCTCAAAACTCCCTCAGCACCATACCGGTTCTCCTTACAATGGCATTCATCTAATTTAGCCTCGTGTTAAGTAATCTGTAATCATTTTTCAGTCATCTGCTTTTTGAGGCAGGATGAGACATGCTGTAGGGAAGGGTTCTTGTGAAGGCATGATTTAGGTTATGCTCTAGCTTCTCAGGTTCTCATTGCTAGCCAGCATCTGTACTCTCAAACACGGCTTCCGTCCCCTGGAACAGACCCAGTAGCTAAGGGTACGAAGCAACAGTTCCAAAATGCTTCCCTGGGCCACACAAAAAATGTATGGAGCTGTTCTTTCACACTTTTCCCAAAAAAGCATCTCAATTTCCAAAGTAACAAGCCATGCTCCTCTCTTACATCCCcttttttaatcttcttattCACCCTCCACTGAACAGTGAACCGAGAGCTTCTAAACCAAGTGGAAAAGTGCTGGGTATCCTGCAGTTGTTCGACAGAAAAAAACTAGGCACTCAGTaaacaggtgaatgaatgaagcatAAACAAAAGGGAAGAATAAACTACTCAAGCATGGAGGGGGAAAATTATACAGAAAGTAACTAGCTGTATTCCAGCTTGATAAAGAGACATCCGAAACTGGTCAAAAAGCTGAGGTGCCGGGCAGGCTCAGTCTGTGTGGAGTGTGCGtgcgactctcgatctcagggtggtgagtttgagccccacgctgggtatagagattatttaaatggatacttaaatgaaaacttaaaaaaaaaaaaacaaaaaaactggttTAAAAGGAACTGACATCAGATGCAAGGCTGAACTTCCTGGCAAGGTTTCTATatactaaaaacagaaaaaggctaaggaatttattttaagagatgaCAGAATAGGACCTAGGATGATTTTATCAAGCAAGGAAAGGATCAGCCCTAAAGGCCCCTTCTAGGCCAAAGACtccctaaaggaaaaaagaagagaaatgactaACTTCCTATTAGAGTTTCACTGTCCAGGACAATGGCCACTAGCAACATGTGgcattgagcacttgaaatggggCTAATGCACATGCCAAATGATATTACTTTAGATGTTCTGGATTAAACGAATCATTTCAATGTCCCcatctttttacttcttaaatataTCCATTAGACAATTCTAAAAAAttgttattggggcacctgggtggctcagtcgagcatctgcctctggctcaggtcatgatcctggagttcagggatctgagccctgcacctggctcactcctcagcggggagtctgcttctccctctcctactccttccCTGCTCAagctcactcgctctctcaaataaataaaatcttttaaaaagttattattattattattattattattaagtaaactctacacccaacgtggaacttgaactcaccaccctgagataaATTACATACTccactgatggagccagccaggtgcccctccataagacaattttaaattacatgtgtGGTTCAcatcatatttttattagaaagcaCTGACTGGAGTTTTTATGTCTATTATCCAATTTAATTCTCAAATACACTCTTTGTAGGTCTTACCATTtaatgggagagagaaggagaaacattATGTGCCAGACATGCTTTACATGTATTACCTCCTTTAACTAACaaaacagatgatgaaactgactGGGAAAATGAGCAGCCAAAGTAAGGTCACATGGGGTGGTCAATGACACAGCTAGTCTAACTCCATGCCCTCTCCTACACAGTAGTGCCTTCCttgaacaaagagaagaaagggtgGAGAACCTAATCAACACATCCCCAGCGCCTACTCAAAGCCCTTTCATTCACCTGTTCATCCAACCCCTCCTCTCTGTAGTGCCAGCCCAAGAACCAAGTGCTTGCAGCTTAACTCACCAGGGCCTCTCTTATCCCAGCCACAGATCATGGTGCCCATGGACAGCCCCATGCCTTTATACTGATACACCATGTTGGCAAGCAGCTTGGAGGCAGCTGCTACCGAGATGCGTTCCTTGTTTCGAAGCTCATATATTCGACATTGCCGAGCCAACAGCCGCTCCCAGAAGCTGCAATCCGCTGCGCCCCCAGCCATGGTGCCCAGCAGGTAGGGATTGATCTCTATCACCTTCTTTACTGTCTGGGAGGCTATATAGGCACCAGCTGTGGCCCGAGAGTCCGCTGCAACAATGACTCCATGTTGAAACTGTTAAGATCAGAGGAAAACACAAAGCAGACCACATCAGACCACAGAAACATCTCCACATTTCTTTTTGCATCAGTAGAAAACCAGAATATCTTTCTCTATCCTTTCACACTTCACAAAATGCTTTCCACATATTGGTATCAACTAAGCTTCACAAGATCCCACGACATGGTATAACCGGTATTAActtcaatttcattttatagatcaggaaaCGAGTTCAAGAGATccaatgacttgcccaagatcgtACACCTAGTTATTGTAAAGCTGGATCAAGAATTCCAGTTGTCTAGCTCCCGCTACAGTGTTCCCTCCCACAATTCTTTCCCTCATCGCTTTTCAGTTACCCCTGCCTAATGGGgacccagtttttaaaaacctttagtTAATGGTTAAACATCCTTTCCTCTACCAATATTCATTGCTTTGAGGCCTTCCCTTTCCTGAACCGGAGTCATAGGGTTGCCTAGGAATCAACCAAAGCGGCCTCGGGTTTCTTCTCCCCCTTAACCTCAGCCCCACGGTCCTACGGCTAGAGCGAGAACCGAAGCCTCTCAGGTCAATGAAACAGCGAAACCACCGGGGTCGGGAGGACAGGCCCGAGGCTCCCACTAGGCTCGGTGGTCGCGGCCCCCGCGGCCCCCACGGGCTCCGGTCCGGCCGGAAGGCCGGGAAGGTCGGTAAGGGCGCGGGCGCGCGGGTCTCAGCGCGGCGCGGCGGTTGGGTCCGCACCTTGAAGGCCAGGGTGGTGGTTCCATGAAGCATTTCGATTCTTGGCTCCTCCGCGACACCCCAGTTGGGCGCGGCCAGGGTCAGCCCATCGCTGGGACTCCCTGGACCCAGGTCCAGCAGATCCGCACGACCCCCGAGTCCAAAATACCCGAGCCCGTTCACCGGTAGCGGCCTCTCCAACACGCTGGCCAGCGCCATGTCTAGTAAGGGCACAAGAAACTCGCTGCCAGAAGGCCTACTAAAGAGCAGCCGGGCAACGCCTCGCCGTCACAGCTTCACTTCCTATTAAAGCTATCCCAGGGAGAAGCCATTTTAACTACTGGCAACCACGCctccaaaaaacaagaacccgATGCCAGGGACTGTTTTCGCCgaggggataaaaataaatgccttaaattcctctaaattttaaaaggatgttgTTGTCATCTTTACTTTTGTCAGGCAAGCAATACCGGATTAAATTCACCTCCAATCCATAGGAAGCGATCAGAAACGCCCTTGTTGCGTAGAAGAAGTGAGGCCGGCCATCTTTGAGAAGGGCGTGACTAGTTGAAATCCTTTCAGAACCTTTAATACTAAGTCGTCCCCGTCCTGCCAGGTGTCTAAGCAATACTTTACATCTGGGCGGCTTTAGCATCCTGTTAACGCAACTGAAGTTGCCATTTTGTTTAAGGGCACCCGGTAACACTGGGTAAAATAATGATGTATTCTGAGGCATTTTCCTGTGAAGTTAGTTAACCCCCAGTAGTTTGTGGTAAAAATTGCAACAAAATAAAAGTGCTATACCTCTTGTTGTTTGATAGCATTAATCGCCACACTACCCAACTTCTGTAACATAAccagtttttaagatttaatattCTCTTTACTCCCACCCTGTGGTGGAAATTCTAAGTAATGTATTGCCTAAAAGGcagaagaataaagaaggaaacGTATGGGACCCAGTTAATCCACAAACTAGATTCTCAATTCAGCTCCGAATAACTGAGTCAATAGTCATTTACCATCTCAGAGCCTGGAGGAAGGCTGACAATCAGTAAAAATGTACCAAGAGGTTCTCCAACTTAGGCTTGCTAAGACAAGCTCTTTATTAATACAGGAATGTGGTATTTATCattgtctctccatctctccacccacctTCATTTTTCAACCCTTTGGGGACCCATAACAAACAAGGAAGCGGGCAAATGTATGAAATGCTGCCTCCTGCTTTATGGTTCTATGAAGTCAGTGTCTGGCCTTCCTTGTTGGATTCCAGCAGCAACATCCATCAATATCTAAATTCCCCTTTCTTCTGATGCCCAACCcagcccctcctcttccccagcagACTCTGACTCTgcatatgttgtatttttaatgcTGAAATTTGGCAACCCTTTCCAAGCCCAACCATCAGAATGTAATGAAGCAGAAGATCTTTTTCTGCGTCTCACACTTGGATGGTGTGGAAAATTCGGAGTGCCTCCGTTTATAGAGCAGGTATTATTTTGCCGTCCCCCCTGCGATGCAGCTTGTCCTCTTCCTGACTCTCCCCTGTGGTTTGTTCACACTGTCACTAATAGCATTTGTACCTCTCTTAAGAcactttcacattttaaagtgATTGGTTGTAAGTGTACTTGACTGCGAGTTTCTAAAGACAGGTATTTCTCTACTGTTCATCTCTGCGTCCACTCTATGCTTAGTAAATGCTTGCCAAGTGAATACAGGAGAGAATGGTAACAATGTTCTTCCAGTCGCAGAGGCCTGAAGCCCTGGCCATCTTTGACAActccccttcctttccatcaCATTCCATAAGTTGCCAAGTCCTGTTGATTCTTCCTCTACAATGCTTCTCAtgtgttttttggttgttgttgttgttttttcattgcAACTGATACCACCTTTTGGCTTCTTATTTCCTCACTACTGAATTACTGAAATATTCTTCTGATTTTCTGGGCCCAAATTGTACTCTCTAATTCATTTTGCACAGTACCAGATTAATTTTCCTAAAACGCCCTCTTAATCTTATCTCTTGCCTGCTTAAAAATGTTCTCTAAGATTCAGCTCCTCGGTATGGCATTCAAGGCGTTCCATAATCTATTCTCAACTTACTTTGTATTAGTtcttagatagatagatagagatatatgtATATCACCTGTCAGTAtctctatctgtatctatatagagagatacatgtcaggcagagaaagacaaatactgtatgctctcacttatatgtggaaactaacAAAGCCAAACTCCATATGAACAGAGAGTGGGTTGGTAGTTACCAGGGGCTGTGGAGTAGGGGAAACGGGGAGATATTGTTCGAAGGGTAAATATACATTTCCAGTTTAAGAAGTTCTGggaatctaatgtacagcattAGGATTATAGTTAATGATGCTAAATTGTATTCCGTagttgaaagttgctaagagaatagatttgattttatttttaaagattttatttatttaacagagagagacacagtgagagagggaacacagcagggggagtggagagggagaagcttcctgaggagcaggaagcccgatgtgggccttgatctcaggaccctgggatcaggacctgagccaaaggcagacacttaatgactgagccaaccaagtgccccaAGAAAGCAGactttaaatgttctcaccaccaccacaaaaatgGTTAATTATATAAAGTGAGGGATGTGTTCattaaccttattgtggtaaacattttgcaatatgtgcctgtatcaaatcatcacactgcacaccttaaacttacataatgtCATGTGTCAATGttatctcaataaaaaaggtttgggggagaaaaaaaatgataagtgTTGTAGTTCAGAGGTGAGAGAGATCAATATAGCTTGGGGTGATGTGAGGAGACCAGGAAGGCATGCTAAGGAAGTGTAGATTCATTTCCCTAAATACTGTGGGGATCCCATTGCTCCTCAAACCAACAGCCTCACCTCTCTCAGACCACACCTGAGAAGGATTTTCAAAACAGAAGATACTCAAGCCAGGCTTTGAAGGATAGGATTCAGATAGATGAAGGAGAGGGTCACCTGTCTGGTTCAGTCAACAGAATGTGATTCTTGTCCTTGGGGCTAATTCCGaaccccacagtgggtgtagagattacttaaaaataaaaccttaggcttagtcattaagcatctgccttcggctcaggatatggtcccagggtcctgggatcgagccccgtatcagtctccctgctgggcaggaagcctgcttttccctctccaactccccctccttgtgttccctctgtcactgtgtctctctctgtcaaaataaacaaataaattttaaaaatatgtattttttaaaaaacatcttggagtgcctgggtggctcggtgggttaagccctctgccttcagcttgggtcatgatcccagggttctgggatcgagccccacatcaggctctctgctcagtggggagcctgcttcctcctctctctctgccagcctctctgcctacttatgatctctgtctgtcaaataaataaataaaatctttaaaaaaaaaatcttgggcacgtgggtggctcagtcagttgaatagctgctttcagcttgggtcatgaccctaGGTCCTGGGAGGAAGAACCAAATAGGGCTCCCTGTACaggggagagtctgtttctccatctctctctgccctcccaactcatgctcacttactctctctctccctctctctctctctcaaataaataaataaataatgttaaaaaaaaaatcttgaaaaaaatagatgaaaaaagtaGATGAAGGGGAGGTGTGAGATGTGTTAGGAACGGTATGAAAGAGGTTGTGGTGG
This Mustela nigripes isolate SB6536 chromosome 13, MUSNIG.SB6536, whole genome shotgun sequence DNA region includes the following protein-coding sequences:
- the PSMB5 gene encoding proteasome subunit beta type-5, which encodes MALASVLERPLPVNGLGYFGLGGRADLLDLGPGSPSDGLTLAAPNWGVAEEPRIEMLHGTTTLAFKFQHGVIVAADSRATAGAYIASQTVKKVIEINPYLLGTMAGGAADCSFWERLLARQCRIYELRNKERISVAAASKLLANMVYQYKGMGLSMGTMICGWDKRGPGLYYVDSEGNRISGATFSVGSGSVYAYGVMDRGYSYDLEVEQAYDLARRAIYQATYRDAYSGGAVNLYHVREDGWIRVSSDSVADLHDKYSGSTP